The Thalassomonas actiniarum genome contains the following window.
ATATCGCAATTGACATGATCCACGATTTTCTCTGTAGTATTGCCGATAAAACCGAAATGATTGCGTACCCCCATGATTAACAGATCTATTTTGTGTTTAATAATGCTTCGGGTTAAACGGTTGCCGGCAATGCCGGTATCAAGATGAATGTGCTTATCTTCAAAGGCATAATGATCGATTAAACGGAAAAACTCGGTTCTGTGATAGGCCTCCAGTTGTTGTGGCGGCACCGGGCTGACATAAGAAGGAATGTTAAGCCCTGAGGTGGAAAGATTATTGCCTTGCCATAATTCATGCCCCTTAGGATCATAAATATGGCTGACATGTGCTTTGGCATCGAGCATGTCACCTAACATCACGCAACTATCAAGAACTTCTCTGTCCAAGATGGGCTCATCCCTGGTGCTTTTTTTCAGATCAACCGCCGCCATGATGCTTTGGTATTTTTCCCGGCCATTGGCCTTGGCCAGTAATAAAGGCACAGGGCAGGTGTTAAGAAAATGCCAGTCATTGGCGCTAAAGTTTAATTGTTCAATTGCACTATGCTGGTGGGTTGAAATAACCACCAGGTCGGTGCCCGACTCGGATATCTTCTTCAAAATTTCCCGGTGAAGGGGTTTATGCCAGCGCACTTCAGAGCTGATCGCGATATTTTCCTTGAGCCCTAAAGTTAAATAGCTGTCGAGCCAACGCTGCTTGGTTTTCAGGTATTCGGCAATCACATGTTCCTGGGGGTGCTCCCGGTTGAGCCAACTC
Protein-coding sequences here:
- a CDS encoding universal stress protein gives rise to the protein MKINHILVIMDPTTEEQPALLKAIPLAKRCHAAVELFLVVHHSALTPSWLNREHPQEHVIAEYLKTKQRWLDSYLTLGLKENIAISSEVRWHKPLHREILKKISESGTDLVVISTHQHSAIEQLNFSANDWHFLNTCPVPLLLAKANGREKYQSIMAAVDLKKSTRDEPILDREVLDSCVMLGDMLDAKAHVSHIYDPKGHELWQGNNLSTSGLNIPSYVSPVPPQQLEAYHRTEFFRLIDHYAFEDKHIHLDTGIAGNRLTRSIIKHKIDLLIMGVRNHFGFIGNTTEKIVDHVNCDILALKAKNQAIEH